The following are encoded together in the Glycine soja cultivar W05 chromosome 5, ASM419377v2, whole genome shotgun sequence genome:
- the LOC114412767 gene encoding pyruvate dehydrogenase E1 component subunit beta-2, chloroplastic-like isoform X2: MATLFQGLGVVNPSLSSSNSNNFLLPSQRKDGIFVVRSDARVSSKVLKAGARKHELLVTNAVATKEGSSAASTSKSGHELLLFEALREGLEEEMERDPCVCVMGEDVGHYGGSYKVTKGLATKFGDLRVLDTPIAENSFTGMGIGAAMTGLRPVVEGMNMGFLLLAFNQISNNCGMLHYTSGGQFKIPIVIRGPGGVGRQLGAEHSQRLESYFQSIPGIQMVACSTPYNAKGLMKAAIRSENPVILFEHVLLYNLKERIPDEEYVLSLEEAEMVRPGEHVTILTYSRMRYHVMQAAKTLVNKGYDPEVIDIRSLKPFDLHTIGNSVKKTHRVLIVEECMRTGGIGASLTAAITENFHDYLDAPIVCLSSQDVPTPYAGTLEEWTVVQPAQIVTAVEQLCK; the protein is encoded by the exons ATGGCGACCCTTTTCCAGGGATTGGGAGTTGTGAACCCATCATTGTCTTCTTCCAACTCCAACAACTTCCTGCTTCCTTCTC AGAGAAAAGATGGCATATTTGTAGTCAGATCTGATGCAAGGGTAAGCAGCAAGGTTCTGAAGGCCGGAGCTCGCAAGCATGAATTGTTGGTTACTAATGCAGTCGCA ACAAAGGAAGGCAGTTCTGCGGCTTCTACATCAAAATCTGG gcatGAACTTCTCCTTTTTGAGGCCCTACGTGAAGGTTTGGAAGAAGAAATGGAGAGGGATCCTTGTGTATGTGTCATGGGCGAAGATGTAGGTCACTATGGAGGATCCTACAAGGTGACTAAAGGCCTTGCCACAAAGTTTGGGGACCTTAGAGTTTTGGACACACCTATTGCTGAGAACTCCTTCACGGGCATGGGCATTGGGGCTGCCATGACTGGTCTGAGGCCAGTTGTTGAGGGCATGAACATGGGATTTCTACTTCTGGCATTTAACCAGATTTCTAACAATTGTGGCATGCTCCATTACACTTCTGGAGGCCAGTTTAAGATACCAATTGTCATTCGTGGACCTGGTGGAGTTGGGCGGCAACTTGGAGCAGAGCACTCGCAGCGATTGGAGTCATATTTTCAGTCAATCCCTGGAATCCAGATGGTGGCTTGCTCAACCCCTTACAATGCCAAGGGCTTGATGAAAGCTGCAATCCGGAGTGAGAACCCTGTGATTCTTTTCGAGCATGTTTTGCTTTATAACCTCAAGGAGAGAATTCCAGATGAAGAGTATGTATTGTCACTTGAAGAAGCTGAGATGGTTAGGCCTGGGGAGCATGTTACAATATTAACGTACTCCAGGATGAGGTATCATGTCATGCAAGCTGCTAAGACACTGGTGAACAAGGGGTATGACCCTGAAGTAATTGATATCAGGTCTTTGAAACCATTCGATCTTCACACAATTGGGAACTCGGTGAAGAAGACACATCGTGTGCTAATTGTGGAAGAGTGTATGAGGACGGGTGGAATTGGGGCTAGTTTGACCGCTGCTATTACTGAAAATTTCCATGACTATTTGGATGCCCCTATAGTATGTTTATCCTCTCAGGATGTGCCAACTccttatgctggcacattggaGGAATGGACAGTGGTTCAACCTGCTCAAATTGTGACTGCAGTTGAGCAACTCTGCAAGTGA
- the LOC114412767 gene encoding pyruvate dehydrogenase E1 component subunit beta-2, chloroplastic-like isoform X1 yields the protein MATLFQGLGVVNPSLSSSNSNNFLLPSRTSLSERKDGIFVVRSDARVSSKVLKAGARKHELLVTNAVATKEGSSAASTSKSGHELLLFEALREGLEEEMERDPCVCVMGEDVGHYGGSYKVTKGLATKFGDLRVLDTPIAENSFTGMGIGAAMTGLRPVVEGMNMGFLLLAFNQISNNCGMLHYTSGGQFKIPIVIRGPGGVGRQLGAEHSQRLESYFQSIPGIQMVACSTPYNAKGLMKAAIRSENPVILFEHVLLYNLKERIPDEEYVLSLEEAEMVRPGEHVTILTYSRMRYHVMQAAKTLVNKGYDPEVIDIRSLKPFDLHTIGNSVKKTHRVLIVEECMRTGGIGASLTAAITENFHDYLDAPIVCLSSQDVPTPYAGTLEEWTVVQPAQIVTAVEQLCK from the exons ATGGCGACCCTTTTCCAGGGATTGGGAGTTGTGAACCCATCATTGTCTTCTTCCAACTCCAACAACTTCCTGCTTCCTTCTCGTACATCCCTCTCTG AGAGAAAAGATGGCATATTTGTAGTCAGATCTGATGCAAGGGTAAGCAGCAAGGTTCTGAAGGCCGGAGCTCGCAAGCATGAATTGTTGGTTACTAATGCAGTCGCA ACAAAGGAAGGCAGTTCTGCGGCTTCTACATCAAAATCTGG gcatGAACTTCTCCTTTTTGAGGCCCTACGTGAAGGTTTGGAAGAAGAAATGGAGAGGGATCCTTGTGTATGTGTCATGGGCGAAGATGTAGGTCACTATGGAGGATCCTACAAGGTGACTAAAGGCCTTGCCACAAAGTTTGGGGACCTTAGAGTTTTGGACACACCTATTGCTGAGAACTCCTTCACGGGCATGGGCATTGGGGCTGCCATGACTGGTCTGAGGCCAGTTGTTGAGGGCATGAACATGGGATTTCTACTTCTGGCATTTAACCAGATTTCTAACAATTGTGGCATGCTCCATTACACTTCTGGAGGCCAGTTTAAGATACCAATTGTCATTCGTGGACCTGGTGGAGTTGGGCGGCAACTTGGAGCAGAGCACTCGCAGCGATTGGAGTCATATTTTCAGTCAATCCCTGGAATCCAGATGGTGGCTTGCTCAACCCCTTACAATGCCAAGGGCTTGATGAAAGCTGCAATCCGGAGTGAGAACCCTGTGATTCTTTTCGAGCATGTTTTGCTTTATAACCTCAAGGAGAGAATTCCAGATGAAGAGTATGTATTGTCACTTGAAGAAGCTGAGATGGTTAGGCCTGGGGAGCATGTTACAATATTAACGTACTCCAGGATGAGGTATCATGTCATGCAAGCTGCTAAGACACTGGTGAACAAGGGGTATGACCCTGAAGTAATTGATATCAGGTCTTTGAAACCATTCGATCTTCACACAATTGGGAACTCGGTGAAGAAGACACATCGTGTGCTAATTGTGGAAGAGTGTATGAGGACGGGTGGAATTGGGGCTAGTTTGACCGCTGCTATTACTGAAAATTTCCATGACTATTTGGATGCCCCTATAGTATGTTTATCCTCTCAGGATGTGCCAACTccttatgctggcacattggaGGAATGGACAGTGGTTCAACCTGCTCAAATTGTGACTGCAGTTGAGCAACTCTGCAAGTGA